The following proteins come from a genomic window of Kwoniella shandongensis chromosome 7, complete sequence:
- a CDS encoding ribonuclease HII, which produces MSHPIDPVNVSPIPPLQDSYTYHSALPSSVSGLPTNESEGWMMGIDEAGRGRPMVYAAAYCPLSFKPTLEDIGFDDSKALSADTRQSLWESFDEHTPLCYSSTSLSPQDISRNMLRRVPINLNRQAEDATIGLIRSALERGVNLKECYVDALGPAPQWQARLTAIFPTITFTVCPKADSLFKIVGAASIIAKVTRDRYVHEWVDPEDMGVDGTHPLKVEGEEPIARGSGYPSDPKTQAFLKEGLDPVFGYKGIVRFSWATVKVLMDKQGVECKWIDDQSQPSAASWFGAEADTGRPKVWRDLGATGVGEL; this is translated from the exons atgtcgCATCCTATCGATCCGGTCAACGTTAGCCCAATTCCTCCACTGCAAGATTCATACACTTACCATTCAGCTCTGCCTTCGTCCGTCTCTGGGCTTCCCACAAATGAGAGCgaaggatggatgatggGTATCGATGAAGCGGGGCGAGGGC GACCGATGGTGTATGCCGCTGCTTATTGTCCTTTGTCATTCAAGCCGACATTAGAAGACATAGGTTTTGATG ACTCCAAAGCCCTTTCCGCTGATACCCGTCAATCACTCTGGGAATCATTCGACGAACATACACCACTATGTTATTCTTCAACCTCACTTTCTCCGCAAGACATCTCTCGGAATATGTTACGAAGAGTCCCTATCAATTTGAATAGACAAGCAGAG GACGCTACGATCGGGCTGATTAGGTCTGCGTTGGAGAGAGGGGTCAAtctgaaggag TGCTACGTCGATGCCCTAGGCCCTGCACCACAATGGCAAGCCCGACTCACcgccatcttccccaccatcACATTCACAGTATGTCCCAAAGCCGATTCGCTTTTCAAGATCGTGGGTGCGGCATCTATCATTGCGAAAGTCACAAGGGATAGATATGTGCATGAATGGGTGGATCCGGAGGATATGGGAGtggatgg AACACACCCTCTCAAAGTAGAAGGCGAAGAACCCATTGCCCGAGGTAGTGGTTATCCCTCTGATCCCAAGACCCAAGCATTCCTCAAAGAAGGTCTTGATCCTGTATTCGGATATAAGGGGATCGTTCGATTCTCATGGGCCACTGTAAAAGTCCTCATGGACAAACAGGGCGTGGAATGTAAATG GATTGATGACCAGTCTCAACCTTCTGCAGCGAGTTGGTTCGGCGCAGAAGCTGATACGGGGAGACCTAAAGTATGGCGAGATTTGGGTGCGACGGGCGTTGGTGAGCTGTAG